Proteins encoded in a region of the Clostridia bacterium genome:
- the ruvC gene encoding crossover junction endodeoxyribonuclease RuvC, with protein MVIMGIDPGLERVGYGVINAESGNKFALIDYGIVKTPAHTPTVERLALIETGLTQLFEKYHPQEVALEELFFTKNITTGIVVAEARGVIMLTAHKLCGNLFEYTPNQIKQAITGWGGAEKPQIQQMVKFYLKMKDIPKPDDAADALAVAITHAQTGVLGGMFGIR; from the coding sequence ATGGTCATAATGGGTATAGACCCCGGCTTGGAGCGGGTGGGATACGGCGTGATAAACGCCGAGAGTGGCAACAAGTTTGCCCTGATTGACTATGGAATAGTCAAGACGCCCGCGCATACGCCCACCGTGGAGCGGTTGGCGCTTATCGAGACGGGATTGACCCAATTATTCGAAAAATATCACCCCCAAGAGGTGGCTTTGGAGGAGTTGTTTTTTACGAAAAACATCACGACGGGTATCGTCGTGGCCGAAGCCCGCGGGGTGATCATGTTGACCGCACACAAGTTGTGCGGCAACCTTTTTGAGTATACGCCCAACCAAATTAAGCAGGCCATCACGGGTTGGGGCGGCGCGGAAAAGCCGCAAATACAGCAGATGGTCAAGTTTTATCTGAAAATGAAGGACATTCCCAAACCCGACGACGCCGCGGACGCTTTGGCCGTGGCTATCACGCACGCGCAGACGGGTGTGCTCGGGGGGATGTTCGGCATCAGGTAG
- a CDS encoding YebC/PmpR family DNA-binding transcriptional regulator, whose product MSGHSKWHNIQAKKGKSDAARSNAFTKIGREIAIAVKQGGANPDSNSRLRDVIAKAKAANMPNDNIKRSIQKASGEGMSVNYEECTYEGYASGGVAVIVEALTDNKTRTVNNVRHLFDKCGGQMGNNGCVSYMFTKQGTILVDKTGLDEDDLMMMALDAGAEDVVTDDEVYEVVTAPADFSAVREALEEKGLTIVSAEIEMVPQNTVTPDEETAKKIIRLIDLLEDDDDVQNVWHNAELPEEDEEE is encoded by the coding sequence ATGTCCGGACATAGCAAATGGCACAATATACAGGCCAAAAAAGGTAAGAGCGACGCCGCTCGCAGTAACGCCTTTACCAAAATCGGTAGAGAAATCGCCATCGCCGTGAAACAAGGCGGCGCCAACCCCGACAGCAACAGCAGACTGCGCGACGTCATCGCGAAAGCCAAGGCCGCCAATATGCCAAACGATAATATCAAGCGTAGTATCCAAAAGGCCAGCGGCGAGGGTATGAGCGTCAACTACGAAGAGTGCACCTACGAAGGATATGCTTCGGGCGGTGTGGCCGTCATCGTAGAGGCTTTGACCGACAATAAAACCCGTACCGTCAATAACGTGCGCCACCTTTTCGATAAGTGCGGCGGACAAATGGGCAACAACGGCTGCGTGAGTTATATGTTCACCAAGCAAGGCACCATCCTCGTGGATAAGACCGGCCTCGACGAGGACGACTTGATGATGATGGCCTTGGACGCGGGCGCCGAAGACGTGGTGACCGACGACGAAGTGTACGAAGTGGTGACCGCTCCCGCAGATTTCAGCGCGGTGCGCGAAGCCCTCGAAGAGAAAGGTCTGACCATCGTGTCCGCCGAGATCGAAATGGTGCCCCAAAACACCGTGACCCCCGACGAAGAGACCGCGAAGAAGATCATTCGTTTGATCGACCTTCTGGAAGACGACGACGACGTGCAGAACGTGTGGCACAACGCCGAACTTCCCGAGGAGGACGAGGAAGAATAG